Proteins from a single region of Cystobacter fuscus DSM 2262:
- a CDS encoding CotH kinase family protein: MPETPPAQADVGGGGVSTPPGPDVPRDEPPPQPVPPPKDPPGQPPPEPQTPSRPSPSEPRWPALQTSIPVYELTLSQADHDALHAHIHDPPSRDFSVMGRFSLEGRAYTAELSFRGRSSKTDPRIVKKSWDVRFDKKDRFEGKKNIELLAAWKDSGYLTEKLWYDFAASIGLRASNARYAHVKLHLVQPDGSVITRYEGVFTELESVNKDFLEAHGFDDDSDLYRAGMHDGELRPPPQESYQEPWDKKTNEKAPWDELWSFLDGINRTPPHAFPAFVEENLELEDYLTWLAMETLISHDLQGDTRSYLVYDRKTEKWTHVPWDLNNALSLYNRTNAVIQGVKKSHPLFSFTPYDPKVYELRAERRVFEGMEDMKPGWSTLSTRIYDDPGLRARYAARLRQLLDTWFTEENLGPRIDAMHALLAPYILPGPDGKARDPYVSTEHAARSSEYLHRFVRERRAWLLEHLKDIESHGQGALVIDRVGRDASGAFWVQLYNRGSAPVALGGLMLTGHTRLPEQWTLPASTLEPGQVITLRQGAVGAQALGATLDLQAPELALYSADGLMALDVLWLAPLEPGEAYGRKSRGAESFGPQTGP, translated from the coding sequence ATGCCCGAGACACCTCCCGCTCAAGCCGACGTGGGAGGCGGCGGGGTCTCGACGCCGCCGGGCCCCGACGTGCCACGGGATGAGCCGCCTCCCCAGCCGGTTCCACCGCCGAAGGATCCACCGGGGCAGCCACCCCCCGAGCCCCAGACGCCGTCGCGGCCCTCGCCCTCCGAGCCGCGCTGGCCGGCGCTGCAGACGTCCATTCCCGTCTACGAGCTGACGTTGAGCCAGGCGGACCACGACGCGCTCCACGCGCACATCCACGATCCGCCCTCCCGGGACTTCAGCGTCATGGGCCGGTTCTCGCTCGAGGGCCGCGCGTACACGGCGGAGCTGAGCTTCCGCGGGCGCTCCTCCAAGACGGACCCGCGCATCGTGAAGAAGTCCTGGGACGTGCGCTTCGACAAGAAGGATCGCTTCGAGGGCAAGAAGAACATCGAGCTGCTCGCGGCGTGGAAGGACAGCGGCTACCTCACCGAGAAGCTCTGGTACGACTTCGCGGCGAGCATCGGGCTGCGCGCGTCGAACGCCCGCTATGCGCACGTGAAGCTGCACCTGGTGCAGCCAGACGGCTCCGTCATCACCCGCTACGAGGGCGTCTTCACCGAGCTGGAGTCCGTCAACAAGGACTTCCTCGAGGCCCACGGCTTCGACGACGACAGCGACCTGTACCGCGCCGGCATGCACGATGGCGAGCTGCGCCCGCCGCCCCAGGAGTCCTACCAGGAGCCCTGGGACAAGAAGACGAACGAGAAGGCGCCCTGGGACGAGCTGTGGAGCTTCCTGGACGGCATCAACCGCACGCCGCCGCACGCCTTCCCGGCCTTCGTGGAAGAGAACCTGGAGCTGGAGGACTACCTCACCTGGCTGGCGATGGAGACGCTCATCTCCCATGATCTCCAGGGGGACACGCGCAGCTACCTCGTCTACGACCGCAAGACGGAGAAGTGGACGCACGTGCCGTGGGATCTCAACAACGCGCTGTCGCTCTACAACCGCACCAACGCCGTCATCCAGGGCGTGAAGAAGTCGCACCCGCTCTTCAGCTTCACTCCGTACGATCCGAAGGTGTACGAGCTGCGCGCGGAGCGCCGCGTCTTCGAGGGCATGGAGGACATGAAGCCCGGGTGGAGCACGCTCTCCACGCGCATCTACGATGACCCGGGCCTGCGCGCCCGCTACGCCGCCCGGCTGCGCCAGCTGCTCGACACGTGGTTCACCGAGGAGAACCTCGGGCCGCGCATCGATGCCATGCACGCGCTGCTGGCGCCCTACATCCTGCCGGGCCCGGACGGCAAGGCGCGGGATCCCTACGTCAGCACCGAGCACGCCGCGCGCAGCAGCGAGTACCTCCACCGGTTCGTGCGCGAGCGCCGCGCCTGGCTGCTCGAGCACCTCAAGGACATCGAGTCGCATGGCCAGGGCGCGCTCGTCATCGATCGGGTGGGCCGTGACGCCTCGGGAGCGTTCTGGGTGCAGCTCTACAACCGGGGCTCGGCGCCCGTGGCGCTCGGGGGGCTCATGCTCACGGGCCACACCCGGCTGCCCGAGCAGTGGACGCTGCCCGCGTCCACCCTGGAGCCCGGACAGGTCATCACCCTGCGCCAGGGCGCCGTGGGAGCCCAGGCCCTGGGCGCGACGCTGGACCTCCAGGCTCCCGAGCTCGCGCTGTACTCGGCGGACGGGCTGATGGCGCTGGACGTGCTGTGGCTGGCGCCGCTCGAGCCCGGGGAGGCCTACGGGCGCAAGTCCCGAGGGGCGGAGAGCTTCGGTCCCCAGACGGGCCCGTAG
- a CDS encoding dipeptidase, giving the protein MTWRAKAVGLVWGLALLGCGALRPALEAPARGGVPPDGRADLHVHVTMREALHPFFQGEPGGAELADAPGQRLVNQMEPEALRRAGVRLVLATVWPPNALRPGRGALGEALHQLALLEDFARRSPDFVLAYGAGEARQRLASGQLVLVPTVEGGEGIRRVEDVDLLYAAGARSITLVHFFDNSVADAADDQFGPLMGRLTNGGDGGLTPLGVEVVRRMMELGIVIDVAHASDRTITEVLALTEPAGVPVVYSHTGAGWADTRCLSAPLARRVGAGGGLIGIGLFRSPFQQVPVEERWEGFEPGTCDDDVAHWLHYTRQAGAEAVMLGSDFNSVIERARPGGSCARGMRHTGDLPALFAALEAHGVTREQLDGSAARVLRVLEAVEAHARPEAQRVARGRRPPREDLFPSNVP; this is encoded by the coding sequence ATGACCTGGCGTGCGAAGGCGGTGGGGCTGGTGTGGGGGCTGGCCTTGTTGGGATGTGGTGCCCTCCGGCCCGCGTTGGAAGCGCCCGCCAGGGGAGGAGTTCCTCCCGATGGACGGGCGGATCTGCATGTGCACGTGACGATGCGCGAGGCGCTGCACCCCTTCTTCCAGGGGGAACCGGGTGGGGCCGAGTTGGCGGACGCACCCGGACAGCGCCTCGTCAACCAGATGGAGCCCGAGGCGCTGCGGCGCGCGGGGGTACGCCTGGTGCTCGCGACGGTCTGGCCACCGAATGCGTTGCGTCCGGGTCGGGGCGCCCTGGGCGAGGCGCTCCACCAACTGGCACTGCTCGAGGACTTCGCCCGGAGGAGTCCGGACTTCGTCCTGGCGTATGGTGCCGGGGAGGCCCGTCAGCGGCTCGCGAGTGGACAGCTCGTGTTGGTGCCCACGGTCGAGGGGGGCGAGGGCATCCGGCGGGTGGAGGACGTGGACCTGCTGTACGCGGCGGGGGCCCGGTCGATCACCCTGGTGCACTTCTTCGACAACTCCGTGGCGGACGCGGCGGATGACCAGTTCGGACCGCTGATGGGACGGCTGACCAACGGAGGGGATGGGGGACTGACGCCGCTGGGCGTGGAGGTGGTGCGGCGGATGATGGAGCTGGGCATCGTCATCGACGTGGCCCACGCCAGCGACCGGACCATCACCGAGGTGCTCGCCCTGACCGAGCCCGCCGGGGTGCCGGTGGTCTACTCCCATACCGGGGCGGGGTGGGCGGACACGAGATGCCTGAGTGCTCCGCTCGCGCGCCGGGTGGGAGCGGGCGGAGGGTTGATTGGCATTGGGCTCTTCCGGTCGCCGTTTCAGCAGGTGCCGGTGGAGGAGCGCTGGGAGGGATTCGAGCCGGGAACGTGTGACGACGACGTGGCCCATTGGCTTCACTACACGCGGCAGGCGGGGGCCGAGGCCGTCATGTTGGGCAGTGACTTCAACAGCGTCATCGAGCGGGCCCGCCCTGGAGGAAGCTGTGCGCGGGGGATGCGCCACACGGGAGATCTGCCGGCGCTGTTCGCAGCGCTGGAGGCGCATGGGGTGACACGGGAGCAGCTCGACGGCTCGGCGGCCCGGGTGCTTCGCGTGTTGGAGGCGGTGGAGGCCCATGCACGGCCGGAGGCCCAGCGTGTGGCGCGTGGACGGAGGCCGCCACGTGAGGATCTCTTTCCCTCGAACGTTCCCTAG